The Acanthochromis polyacanthus isolate Apoly-LR-REF ecotype Palm Island chromosome 17, KAUST_Apoly_ChrSc, whole genome shotgun sequence genome has a window encoding:
- the drd1b gene encoding dopamine receptor D1b: MDQNFSTVRDGKQLTSERDSSKRVLTGCFLSLLIFTTLLGNTLVCVAVTKFRHLRSKVTNFFVISLAISDLLVAILVMPWKAATEIMGFWPFGAFCNVWVAFDIMCSTASILNLCVISVDRYWAISSPFRYERKMTPKVACLMISVAWTLSVLISFIPVQLNWHRAQTTGYSELNGTYPGELPPDDNCDSSLNRTYAISSSLISFYIPVAIMLVTYTRIYRIAQKQIRRISALERAAESAKNRHSSMGNTSNMESESSFKMSFKRETKVLKTLSVIMGVFVCCWLPFFILNCMVPFCEASLPDGSTEFPCISSTTFDVFVWFGWANSSLNPIIYAFNADFRKAFSILLGCHRLCPGSNAIEIVSINNNMGAPTSNPNCQYQPKSHIPKEGNNSAGYVIPHSILCQDEELQKKDGCGGEIEVGVVNNALEKHSPAISGNLDSDTEVTLEKINPITQNGQHKAV, encoded by the coding sequence ATGGATCAGAATTTCTCAACGGTTCGAGATGGCAAGCAGCTCACCTCCGAGAGGGACTCATCCAAACGTGTCCTGACAGGATGCTTCCTCTCCCTGCTCATCTTCACCACGCTGCTAGGCAACACCCTTGTGTGTGTCGCCGTCACCAAGTTCCGACACCTGAGGTCGAAGGTCACCAACTTCTTTGTCATCTCGTTGGCCATCTCTGACCTTCTGGTGGCTATTCTGGTCATGCCGTGGAAGGCAGCGACAGAGATCATGGGCTTTTGGCCATTCGGGGCGTTCTGCAACGTCTGGGTGGCGTTTGACATAATGTGCTCCACTGCCTCCATCTTGAACCTGTGTGTGATTAGTGTCGACCGTTACTGGGCCATCTCTAGCCCATTCCGCTATGAACGCAAGATGACCCCGAAAGTGGCGTGTCTAATGATCAGTGTGGCGTGGACTCTGTCTGTACTTATCTCCTTCATTCCTGTCCAGCTCAACTGGCACAGAGCTCAGACCACCGGCTACTCAGAGCTAAATGGAACGTACCCTGGCGAGCTGCCCCCTGACGACAACTGTGACTCCAGCCTTAACAGGACCTACGCCATCTCGTCCTCCCTTATCAGTTTCTACATCCCAGTGGCGATTATGCTCGTCACCTACACCCGGATCTACCGCATCGCCCAGAAGCAGATAAGGAGAATATCTGCCCTGGAGCGGGCAGCAGAGAGTGCCAAAAACCGCCACAGCAGCATGGGGAATACTTCGAACATGGAGAGTGAGAGCTCATTCAAAATGTCATTCAAACGAGAAACCAAAGTCTTAAAGACGCTCTCGGTCATcatgggtgtgtttgtgtgttgctggTTGCCCTTCTTCATCCTCAACTGCATGGTTCCGTTCTGTGAGGCGAGCTTGCCGGACGGGTCCACGGAGTTCCCCTGCATCAGCTCcaccacttttgatgtgtttgtgtggtttggCTGGGCAAACTCTTCGCTCAACCCCATCATCTATGCCTTCAACGCCGACTTCCGCAAGGCCTTCTCCATCCTCCTGGGCTGCCACCGGCTCTGCCCGGGGAGCAACGCCATCGAGATCGTCAgtattaacaacaacatgggCGCTCCTACCTCAAATCCCAACTGCCAGTATCAGCCCAAGAGCCACATCCCGAAGGAGGGCAACAACTCGGCCGGCTATGTGATTCCCCACAGCATCCTTTGTCAGGACGAGGAGTTACAGAAGAAAGACGGATGTGGAGGGGAGATCGAGGTGGGAGTGGTAAACAATGCCCTGGAGAAACACTCCCCAGCCATCTCTGGGAATTTAGACAGCGATACGGAGGTCACACTGGAAAAGATCAATCCCATAACACAGAATGGCCAGCATAAAGCCGTGTAA